From a region of the Balaenoptera musculus isolate JJ_BM4_2016_0621 chromosome 15, mBalMus1.pri.v3, whole genome shotgun sequence genome:
- the UCKL1 gene encoding uridine-cytidine kinase-like 1 isoform X8: MMACTHLGSPCRPGFPCVLAMSSPPAYPGIRVSGCWTLGAEGSSSSSSNAESLDRLLPPVGAGRSPRKRTTSQCKSEPPLLRTSKRTIYTAGRPPWYNEHGTQSKEAFAIGLGGGSASGKTTVARMIIEALDVPWVVLLSMDSFYKVLTRQQQEQAAHNNFNFDHPDAFDFDLIISTLKKLKQGKSVKVPIYDFTTHSRKKDWKTLYGANVIIFEGIMAFADKTLLELLDMKIFVDTDSDIRLVRRLRRDISERGRDIEGVIKQYNKFVKPAFDQYIQPTMRVADIVVPRGSGNTVAIDLIVQHVHSQLEERELSVRAALASAHQCHPLPRTLSVLKSTPQVRGMHTIIRDRETSRDEFIFYSKRLMRLLIEHALSFLPFQDCVVQTPQGQDYSGKCYAGKQITGVSILRAGETMEPALRAVCKDVRIGTILIQTNQFTGEPELHYLRLPKDISDDHVILMDCTVSTGAAAMMAVRVLLDHDVPEDKIFLLSLLMAEMGVHSVAYAFPRVRIITTAVDKRINDLFRIIPGIGNFGDRYFGTDAVPDGSDEEEGGSAG; this comes from the exons cagcagcagcagcagcaacgcGGAGTCCTTGGACAGGCTTCTCCCACCCGTGGGCGCCGGGCGCTCGCCCCGGAAGCGCACCACCAGCCAGTGCAAGTCTGAGCCGCCCCTGCTGCGCACCAGCAAGCGCACCATCTACACGGCGGGGCGGCCGCCCTGGTACAACGAGCACGGCACCCAGTCCAAGGAGGCCTTCGCCATTG gccTGGGAGGCGGCAGTGCTTCTGGGAAGACCACTGTGGCCAGAATGATCATCGAGGCCCTGGACGTGCCCTGGGTGGTCTTGCTGTCCATGGATTCCTTCTACAAG GTGCTCACCAGGCAGCAGCAGGAACAGGCCGCCCACAACAACTTCAACTTCGACCACCCAGATGCCTTTGACTTTGACCTCATCATCTCTACCCTCAAAAAGCTGAAGCAGGGCAAGAGTGTCAAGGTGCCCATCTACGACTTCACCACCCACAGCCGGAAGAAGGACTGG AAAACGCTCTACGGTGCAAACGTCATCATTTTCGAGGGCATCATGGCCTTTGCTGACAAGACACTGCTAGAG CTCCTGGACATGAAGATCTTCGTGGACACGGACTCTGACATCCGCCTCGTGCGGCGGCTGCGCCGTGACATCAGCGAGCGGGGCCGGGACATCGAGGGTGTCATCAAGCAGTACAACAAGTTTGTGAAGCCCGCCTTCGATCAGTACATCCAGCCCACCATGCGCGTGGCGGACATTGTGGTGCcccggg GGAGCGGGAACACAGTGGCCATCGACCTGATCGTGCAGCACGTGCACAGCCAGCTGGAAGAG CGTGAGCTCAGTGTCAG GGCCGCGCTGGCCTCAGCGCACCAGTGCCACCCCCTGCCCCGGACGCTGAGTGTCCTCAAGAGCACGCCGCAGGTGCGGGGCATGCACACCATCATCAG GGACCGGGAGACCAGCCGCGACGAGTTCATCTTCTACTCTAAGAGGCTGATGCGGCTGCTCATCGAGCACGCgctctccttcctgcccttccag GACTGCGTCGTGCAGACCCCGCAGGGCCAGGACTACTCGGGCAAGTGCTACGCGGGGAAGCAG ATCACAGGCGTGTCCATCCTGCGGGCCGGTGAGACCATGGAGCCGGCGCTGCGGGCCGTGTGCAAGGACGTGCGCATCGGCACCATCCTCATCCAGACCAACCAGTTCACCGGGGAGCCCGAG CTCCACTACCTGCGGCTCCCCAAGGACATCAGTGACGACCACGTGATCCTGATGGACTGCACAGTGTCCACTGGCGCGGCGGCCATGATGGCGGTGCGGGTGCTGCTG GACCACGACGTGCCCGAGGACAAGATCTTCCTGCTGTCGCTGCTCATGGCGGAGATGGGCGTCCACTCGGTGGCCTACGCCTTCCCGCGCGTGAGAATCATCACCACGGCGGTGGACAAGCGCATCAACGACCTCTTCCGCATCATCCCCGGCATAG GGAACTTCGGCGACCGCTACTTCGGGACCGACGCCGTCCCCGATGGCAGCGATGAGGAGGAAGGGGGCTCTGCGGGGTAg
- the UCKL1 gene encoding uridine-cytidine kinase-like 1 isoform X3, translated as MMACTHLGSPCRPGFPCVLAMSSPPAYPGIRVSGCWTLGAEGSSSSSSNAESLDRLLPPVGAGRSPRKRTTSQCKSEPPLLRTSKRTIYTAGRPPWYNEHGTQSKEAFAIGLGGGSASGKTTVARMIIEALDVPWVVLLSMDSFYKVLTRQQQEQAAHNNFNFDHPDAFDFDLIISTLKKLKQGKSVKVPIYDFTTHSRKKDWKTLYGANVIIFEGIMAFADKTLLELLDMKIFVDTDSDIRLVRRLRRDISERGRDIEGVIKQYNKFVKPAFDQYIQPTMRVADIVVPRGSGNTVAIDLIVQHVHSQLEERKLRWDLAALASAHQCHPLPRTLSVLKSTPQVRGMHTIIRDRETSRDEFIFYSKRLMRLLIEHALSFLPFQDCVVQTPQGQDYSGKCYAGKQITGVSILRAGETMEPALRAVCKDVRIGTILIQTNQFTGEPELHYLRLPKDISDDHVILMDCTVSTGAAAMMAVRVLLDHDVPEDKIFLLSLLMAEMGVHSVAYAFPRVRIITTAVDKRINDLFRIIPGIGNFGDRYFGTDAVPDGSDEEEGGSAG; from the exons cagcagcagcagcagcaacgcGGAGTCCTTGGACAGGCTTCTCCCACCCGTGGGCGCCGGGCGCTCGCCCCGGAAGCGCACCACCAGCCAGTGCAAGTCTGAGCCGCCCCTGCTGCGCACCAGCAAGCGCACCATCTACACGGCGGGGCGGCCGCCCTGGTACAACGAGCACGGCACCCAGTCCAAGGAGGCCTTCGCCATTG gccTGGGAGGCGGCAGTGCTTCTGGGAAGACCACTGTGGCCAGAATGATCATCGAGGCCCTGGACGTGCCCTGGGTGGTCTTGCTGTCCATGGATTCCTTCTACAAG GTGCTCACCAGGCAGCAGCAGGAACAGGCCGCCCACAACAACTTCAACTTCGACCACCCAGATGCCTTTGACTTTGACCTCATCATCTCTACCCTCAAAAAGCTGAAGCAGGGCAAGAGTGTCAAGGTGCCCATCTACGACTTCACCACCCACAGCCGGAAGAAGGACTGG AAAACGCTCTACGGTGCAAACGTCATCATTTTCGAGGGCATCATGGCCTTTGCTGACAAGACACTGCTAGAG CTCCTGGACATGAAGATCTTCGTGGACACGGACTCTGACATCCGCCTCGTGCGGCGGCTGCGCCGTGACATCAGCGAGCGGGGCCGGGACATCGAGGGTGTCATCAAGCAGTACAACAAGTTTGTGAAGCCCGCCTTCGATCAGTACATCCAGCCCACCATGCGCGTGGCGGACATTGTGGTGCcccggg GGAGCGGGAACACAGTGGCCATCGACCTGATCGTGCAGCACGTGCACAGCCAGCTGGAAGAG AGGAAGCTGCGCTGGGATCT GGCCGCGCTGGCCTCAGCGCACCAGTGCCACCCCCTGCCCCGGACGCTGAGTGTCCTCAAGAGCACGCCGCAGGTGCGGGGCATGCACACCATCATCAG GGACCGGGAGACCAGCCGCGACGAGTTCATCTTCTACTCTAAGAGGCTGATGCGGCTGCTCATCGAGCACGCgctctccttcctgcccttccag GACTGCGTCGTGCAGACCCCGCAGGGCCAGGACTACTCGGGCAAGTGCTACGCGGGGAAGCAG ATCACAGGCGTGTCCATCCTGCGGGCCGGTGAGACCATGGAGCCGGCGCTGCGGGCCGTGTGCAAGGACGTGCGCATCGGCACCATCCTCATCCAGACCAACCAGTTCACCGGGGAGCCCGAG CTCCACTACCTGCGGCTCCCCAAGGACATCAGTGACGACCACGTGATCCTGATGGACTGCACAGTGTCCACTGGCGCGGCGGCCATGATGGCGGTGCGGGTGCTGCTG GACCACGACGTGCCCGAGGACAAGATCTTCCTGCTGTCGCTGCTCATGGCGGAGATGGGCGTCCACTCGGTGGCCTACGCCTTCCCGCGCGTGAGAATCATCACCACGGCGGTGGACAAGCGCATCAACGACCTCTTCCGCATCATCCCCGGCATAG GGAACTTCGGCGACCGCTACTTCGGGACCGACGCCGTCCCCGATGGCAGCGATGAGGAGGAAGGGGGCTCTGCGGGGTAg
- the UCKL1 gene encoding uridine-cytidine kinase-like 1 isoform X7, translating into MAALPASADAPRPVPPPLAAGDGPDRLEGKSEDRSSSSSNAESLDRLLPPVGAGRSPRKRTTSQCKSEPPLLRTSKRTIYTAGRPPWYNEHGTQSKEAFAIGLGGGSASGKTTVARMIIEALDVPWVVLLSMDSFYKVLTRQQQEQAAHNNFNFDHPDAFDFDLIISTLKKLKQGKSVKVPIYDFTTHSRKKDWKTLYGANVIIFEGIMAFADKTLLELLDMKIFVDTDSDIRLVRRLRRDISERGRDIEGVIKQYNKFVKPAFDQYIQPTMRVADIVVPRGSGNTVAIDLIVQHVHSQLEERELSVRAALASAHQCHPLPRTLSVLKSTPQVRGMHTIIRDRETSRDEFIFYSKRLMRLLIEHALSFLPFQDCVVQTPQGQDYSGKCYAGKQITGVSILRAGETMEPALRAVCKDVRIGTILIQTNQFTGEPELHYLRLPKDISDDHVILMDCTVSTGAAAMMAVRVLLDHDVPEDKIFLLSLLMAEMGVHSVAYAFPRVRIITTAVDKRINDLFRIIPGIGNFGDRYFGTDAVPDGSDEEEGGSAG; encoded by the exons cagcagcagcagcagcaacgcGGAGTCCTTGGACAGGCTTCTCCCACCCGTGGGCGCCGGGCGCTCGCCCCGGAAGCGCACCACCAGCCAGTGCAAGTCTGAGCCGCCCCTGCTGCGCACCAGCAAGCGCACCATCTACACGGCGGGGCGGCCGCCCTGGTACAACGAGCACGGCACCCAGTCCAAGGAGGCCTTCGCCATTG gccTGGGAGGCGGCAGTGCTTCTGGGAAGACCACTGTGGCCAGAATGATCATCGAGGCCCTGGACGTGCCCTGGGTGGTCTTGCTGTCCATGGATTCCTTCTACAAG GTGCTCACCAGGCAGCAGCAGGAACAGGCCGCCCACAACAACTTCAACTTCGACCACCCAGATGCCTTTGACTTTGACCTCATCATCTCTACCCTCAAAAAGCTGAAGCAGGGCAAGAGTGTCAAGGTGCCCATCTACGACTTCACCACCCACAGCCGGAAGAAGGACTGG AAAACGCTCTACGGTGCAAACGTCATCATTTTCGAGGGCATCATGGCCTTTGCTGACAAGACACTGCTAGAG CTCCTGGACATGAAGATCTTCGTGGACACGGACTCTGACATCCGCCTCGTGCGGCGGCTGCGCCGTGACATCAGCGAGCGGGGCCGGGACATCGAGGGTGTCATCAAGCAGTACAACAAGTTTGTGAAGCCCGCCTTCGATCAGTACATCCAGCCCACCATGCGCGTGGCGGACATTGTGGTGCcccggg GGAGCGGGAACACAGTGGCCATCGACCTGATCGTGCAGCACGTGCACAGCCAGCTGGAAGAG CGTGAGCTCAGTGTCAG GGCCGCGCTGGCCTCAGCGCACCAGTGCCACCCCCTGCCCCGGACGCTGAGTGTCCTCAAGAGCACGCCGCAGGTGCGGGGCATGCACACCATCATCAG GGACCGGGAGACCAGCCGCGACGAGTTCATCTTCTACTCTAAGAGGCTGATGCGGCTGCTCATCGAGCACGCgctctccttcctgcccttccag GACTGCGTCGTGCAGACCCCGCAGGGCCAGGACTACTCGGGCAAGTGCTACGCGGGGAAGCAG ATCACAGGCGTGTCCATCCTGCGGGCCGGTGAGACCATGGAGCCGGCGCTGCGGGCCGTGTGCAAGGACGTGCGCATCGGCACCATCCTCATCCAGACCAACCAGTTCACCGGGGAGCCCGAG CTCCACTACCTGCGGCTCCCCAAGGACATCAGTGACGACCACGTGATCCTGATGGACTGCACAGTGTCCACTGGCGCGGCGGCCATGATGGCGGTGCGGGTGCTGCTG GACCACGACGTGCCCGAGGACAAGATCTTCCTGCTGTCGCTGCTCATGGCGGAGATGGGCGTCCACTCGGTGGCCTACGCCTTCCCGCGCGTGAGAATCATCACCACGGCGGTGGACAAGCGCATCAACGACCTCTTCCGCATCATCCCCGGCATAG GGAACTTCGGCGACCGCTACTTCGGGACCGACGCCGTCCCCGATGGCAGCGATGAGGAGGAAGGGGGCTCTGCGGGGTAg
- the UCKL1 gene encoding uridine-cytidine kinase-like 1 isoform X5 yields MAALPASADAPRPVPPPLAAGDGPDRLEGKSEDRSSSSSNAESLDRLLPPVGAGRSPRKRTTSQCKSEPPLLRTSKRTIYTAGRPPWYNEHGTQSKEAFAIGLGGGSASGKTTVARMIIEALDVPWVVLLSMDSFYKVLTRQQQEQAAHNNFNFDHPDAFDFDLIISTLKKLKQGKSVKVPIYDFTTHSRKKDWKTLYGANVIIFEGIMAFADKTLLELLDMKIFVDTDSDIRLVRRLRRDISERGRDIEGVIKQYNKFVKPAFDQYIQPTMRVADIVVPRGSGNTVAIDLIVQHVHSQLEERKLRWDLAALASAHQCHPLPRTLSVLKSTPQVRGMHTIIRDRETSRDEFIFYSKRLMRLLIEHALSFLPFQDCVVQTPQGQDYSGKCYAGKQITGVSILRAGETMEPALRAVCKDVRIGTILIQTNQFTGEPELHYLRLPKDISDDHVILMDCTVSTGAAAMMAVRVLLDHDVPEDKIFLLSLLMAEMGVHSVAYAFPRVRIITTAVDKRINDLFRIIPGIGNFGDRYFGTDAVPDGSDEEEGGSAG; encoded by the exons cagcagcagcagcagcaacgcGGAGTCCTTGGACAGGCTTCTCCCACCCGTGGGCGCCGGGCGCTCGCCCCGGAAGCGCACCACCAGCCAGTGCAAGTCTGAGCCGCCCCTGCTGCGCACCAGCAAGCGCACCATCTACACGGCGGGGCGGCCGCCCTGGTACAACGAGCACGGCACCCAGTCCAAGGAGGCCTTCGCCATTG gccTGGGAGGCGGCAGTGCTTCTGGGAAGACCACTGTGGCCAGAATGATCATCGAGGCCCTGGACGTGCCCTGGGTGGTCTTGCTGTCCATGGATTCCTTCTACAAG GTGCTCACCAGGCAGCAGCAGGAACAGGCCGCCCACAACAACTTCAACTTCGACCACCCAGATGCCTTTGACTTTGACCTCATCATCTCTACCCTCAAAAAGCTGAAGCAGGGCAAGAGTGTCAAGGTGCCCATCTACGACTTCACCACCCACAGCCGGAAGAAGGACTGG AAAACGCTCTACGGTGCAAACGTCATCATTTTCGAGGGCATCATGGCCTTTGCTGACAAGACACTGCTAGAG CTCCTGGACATGAAGATCTTCGTGGACACGGACTCTGACATCCGCCTCGTGCGGCGGCTGCGCCGTGACATCAGCGAGCGGGGCCGGGACATCGAGGGTGTCATCAAGCAGTACAACAAGTTTGTGAAGCCCGCCTTCGATCAGTACATCCAGCCCACCATGCGCGTGGCGGACATTGTGGTGCcccggg GGAGCGGGAACACAGTGGCCATCGACCTGATCGTGCAGCACGTGCACAGCCAGCTGGAAGAG AGGAAGCTGCGCTGGGATCT GGCCGCGCTGGCCTCAGCGCACCAGTGCCACCCCCTGCCCCGGACGCTGAGTGTCCTCAAGAGCACGCCGCAGGTGCGGGGCATGCACACCATCATCAG GGACCGGGAGACCAGCCGCGACGAGTTCATCTTCTACTCTAAGAGGCTGATGCGGCTGCTCATCGAGCACGCgctctccttcctgcccttccag GACTGCGTCGTGCAGACCCCGCAGGGCCAGGACTACTCGGGCAAGTGCTACGCGGGGAAGCAG ATCACAGGCGTGTCCATCCTGCGGGCCGGTGAGACCATGGAGCCGGCGCTGCGGGCCGTGTGCAAGGACGTGCGCATCGGCACCATCCTCATCCAGACCAACCAGTTCACCGGGGAGCCCGAG CTCCACTACCTGCGGCTCCCCAAGGACATCAGTGACGACCACGTGATCCTGATGGACTGCACAGTGTCCACTGGCGCGGCGGCCATGATGGCGGTGCGGGTGCTGCTG GACCACGACGTGCCCGAGGACAAGATCTTCCTGCTGTCGCTGCTCATGGCGGAGATGGGCGTCCACTCGGTGGCCTACGCCTTCCCGCGCGTGAGAATCATCACCACGGCGGTGGACAAGCGCATCAACGACCTCTTCCGCATCATCCCCGGCATAG GGAACTTCGGCGACCGCTACTTCGGGACCGACGCCGTCCCCGATGGCAGCGATGAGGAGGAAGGGGGCTCTGCGGGGTAg
- the UCKL1 gene encoding uridine-cytidine kinase-like 1 isoform X4, protein MMACTHLGSPCRPGFPCVLAMSSPPAYPGIRVSGCWTLGAEGSSSSSNAESLDRLLPPVGAGRSPRKRTTSQCKSEPPLLRTSKRTIYTAGRPPWYNEHGTQSKEAFAIGLGGGSASGKTTVARMIIEALDVPWVVLLSMDSFYKVLTRQQQEQAAHNNFNFDHPDAFDFDLIISTLKKLKQGKSVKVPIYDFTTHSRKKDWKTLYGANVIIFEGIMAFADKTLLELLDMKIFVDTDSDIRLVRRLRRDISERGRDIEGVIKQYNKFVKPAFDQYIQPTMRVADIVVPRGSGNTVAIDLIVQHVHSQLEERKLRWDLAALASAHQCHPLPRTLSVLKSTPQVRGMHTIIRDRETSRDEFIFYSKRLMRLLIEHALSFLPFQDCVVQTPQGQDYSGKCYAGKQITGVSILRAGETMEPALRAVCKDVRIGTILIQTNQFTGEPELHYLRLPKDISDDHVILMDCTVSTGAAAMMAVRVLLDHDVPEDKIFLLSLLMAEMGVHSVAYAFPRVRIITTAVDKRINDLFRIIPGIGNFGDRYFGTDAVPDGSDEEEGGSAG, encoded by the exons cagcagcagcagcaacgcGGAGTCCTTGGACAGGCTTCTCCCACCCGTGGGCGCCGGGCGCTCGCCCCGGAAGCGCACCACCAGCCAGTGCAAGTCTGAGCCGCCCCTGCTGCGCACCAGCAAGCGCACCATCTACACGGCGGGGCGGCCGCCCTGGTACAACGAGCACGGCACCCAGTCCAAGGAGGCCTTCGCCATTG gccTGGGAGGCGGCAGTGCTTCTGGGAAGACCACTGTGGCCAGAATGATCATCGAGGCCCTGGACGTGCCCTGGGTGGTCTTGCTGTCCATGGATTCCTTCTACAAG GTGCTCACCAGGCAGCAGCAGGAACAGGCCGCCCACAACAACTTCAACTTCGACCACCCAGATGCCTTTGACTTTGACCTCATCATCTCTACCCTCAAAAAGCTGAAGCAGGGCAAGAGTGTCAAGGTGCCCATCTACGACTTCACCACCCACAGCCGGAAGAAGGACTGG AAAACGCTCTACGGTGCAAACGTCATCATTTTCGAGGGCATCATGGCCTTTGCTGACAAGACACTGCTAGAG CTCCTGGACATGAAGATCTTCGTGGACACGGACTCTGACATCCGCCTCGTGCGGCGGCTGCGCCGTGACATCAGCGAGCGGGGCCGGGACATCGAGGGTGTCATCAAGCAGTACAACAAGTTTGTGAAGCCCGCCTTCGATCAGTACATCCAGCCCACCATGCGCGTGGCGGACATTGTGGTGCcccggg GGAGCGGGAACACAGTGGCCATCGACCTGATCGTGCAGCACGTGCACAGCCAGCTGGAAGAG AGGAAGCTGCGCTGGGATCT GGCCGCGCTGGCCTCAGCGCACCAGTGCCACCCCCTGCCCCGGACGCTGAGTGTCCTCAAGAGCACGCCGCAGGTGCGGGGCATGCACACCATCATCAG GGACCGGGAGACCAGCCGCGACGAGTTCATCTTCTACTCTAAGAGGCTGATGCGGCTGCTCATCGAGCACGCgctctccttcctgcccttccag GACTGCGTCGTGCAGACCCCGCAGGGCCAGGACTACTCGGGCAAGTGCTACGCGGGGAAGCAG ATCACAGGCGTGTCCATCCTGCGGGCCGGTGAGACCATGGAGCCGGCGCTGCGGGCCGTGTGCAAGGACGTGCGCATCGGCACCATCCTCATCCAGACCAACCAGTTCACCGGGGAGCCCGAG CTCCACTACCTGCGGCTCCCCAAGGACATCAGTGACGACCACGTGATCCTGATGGACTGCACAGTGTCCACTGGCGCGGCGGCCATGATGGCGGTGCGGGTGCTGCTG GACCACGACGTGCCCGAGGACAAGATCTTCCTGCTGTCGCTGCTCATGGCGGAGATGGGCGTCCACTCGGTGGCCTACGCCTTCCCGCGCGTGAGAATCATCACCACGGCGGTGGACAAGCGCATCAACGACCTCTTCCGCATCATCCCCGGCATAG GGAACTTCGGCGACCGCTACTTCGGGACCGACGCCGTCCCCGATGGCAGCGATGAGGAGGAAGGGGGCTCTGCGGGGTAg
- the UCKL1 gene encoding uridine-cytidine kinase-like 1 isoform X6 → MAALPASADAPRPVPPPLAAGDGPDRLEGKSEDRSSSSNAESLDRLLPPVGAGRSPRKRTTSQCKSEPPLLRTSKRTIYTAGRPPWYNEHGTQSKEAFAIGLGGGSASGKTTVARMIIEALDVPWVVLLSMDSFYKVLTRQQQEQAAHNNFNFDHPDAFDFDLIISTLKKLKQGKSVKVPIYDFTTHSRKKDWKTLYGANVIIFEGIMAFADKTLLELLDMKIFVDTDSDIRLVRRLRRDISERGRDIEGVIKQYNKFVKPAFDQYIQPTMRVADIVVPRGSGNTVAIDLIVQHVHSQLEERKLRWDLAALASAHQCHPLPRTLSVLKSTPQVRGMHTIIRDRETSRDEFIFYSKRLMRLLIEHALSFLPFQDCVVQTPQGQDYSGKCYAGKQITGVSILRAGETMEPALRAVCKDVRIGTILIQTNQFTGEPELHYLRLPKDISDDHVILMDCTVSTGAAAMMAVRVLLDHDVPEDKIFLLSLLMAEMGVHSVAYAFPRVRIITTAVDKRINDLFRIIPGIGNFGDRYFGTDAVPDGSDEEEGGSAG, encoded by the exons cagcagcagcagcaacgcGGAGTCCTTGGACAGGCTTCTCCCACCCGTGGGCGCCGGGCGCTCGCCCCGGAAGCGCACCACCAGCCAGTGCAAGTCTGAGCCGCCCCTGCTGCGCACCAGCAAGCGCACCATCTACACGGCGGGGCGGCCGCCCTGGTACAACGAGCACGGCACCCAGTCCAAGGAGGCCTTCGCCATTG gccTGGGAGGCGGCAGTGCTTCTGGGAAGACCACTGTGGCCAGAATGATCATCGAGGCCCTGGACGTGCCCTGGGTGGTCTTGCTGTCCATGGATTCCTTCTACAAG GTGCTCACCAGGCAGCAGCAGGAACAGGCCGCCCACAACAACTTCAACTTCGACCACCCAGATGCCTTTGACTTTGACCTCATCATCTCTACCCTCAAAAAGCTGAAGCAGGGCAAGAGTGTCAAGGTGCCCATCTACGACTTCACCACCCACAGCCGGAAGAAGGACTGG AAAACGCTCTACGGTGCAAACGTCATCATTTTCGAGGGCATCATGGCCTTTGCTGACAAGACACTGCTAGAG CTCCTGGACATGAAGATCTTCGTGGACACGGACTCTGACATCCGCCTCGTGCGGCGGCTGCGCCGTGACATCAGCGAGCGGGGCCGGGACATCGAGGGTGTCATCAAGCAGTACAACAAGTTTGTGAAGCCCGCCTTCGATCAGTACATCCAGCCCACCATGCGCGTGGCGGACATTGTGGTGCcccggg GGAGCGGGAACACAGTGGCCATCGACCTGATCGTGCAGCACGTGCACAGCCAGCTGGAAGAG AGGAAGCTGCGCTGGGATCT GGCCGCGCTGGCCTCAGCGCACCAGTGCCACCCCCTGCCCCGGACGCTGAGTGTCCTCAAGAGCACGCCGCAGGTGCGGGGCATGCACACCATCATCAG GGACCGGGAGACCAGCCGCGACGAGTTCATCTTCTACTCTAAGAGGCTGATGCGGCTGCTCATCGAGCACGCgctctccttcctgcccttccag GACTGCGTCGTGCAGACCCCGCAGGGCCAGGACTACTCGGGCAAGTGCTACGCGGGGAAGCAG ATCACAGGCGTGTCCATCCTGCGGGCCGGTGAGACCATGGAGCCGGCGCTGCGGGCCGTGTGCAAGGACGTGCGCATCGGCACCATCCTCATCCAGACCAACCAGTTCACCGGGGAGCCCGAG CTCCACTACCTGCGGCTCCCCAAGGACATCAGTGACGACCACGTGATCCTGATGGACTGCACAGTGTCCACTGGCGCGGCGGCCATGATGGCGGTGCGGGTGCTGCTG GACCACGACGTGCCCGAGGACAAGATCTTCCTGCTGTCGCTGCTCATGGCGGAGATGGGCGTCCACTCGGTGGCCTACGCCTTCCCGCGCGTGAGAATCATCACCACGGCGGTGGACAAGCGCATCAACGACCTCTTCCGCATCATCCCCGGCATAG GGAACTTCGGCGACCGCTACTTCGGGACCGACGCCGTCCCCGATGGCAGCGATGAGGAGGAAGGGGGCTCTGCGGGGTAg
- the DNAJC5 gene encoding dnaJ homolog subfamily C member 5 yields MADQRQRSLSTSGESLYHVLGLDKNATSDDIKKSYRKLALKYHPDKNPDNPEAADKFKEINNAHATLTDATRRNIYDKYGSLGLYVAEQFGEENVNTYFVLSSWWAKALFVFCGLLTCCYCCCCLCCCFNCCCGKCKPKAPEGEETEFYVSPEDLEAQLQSDEREAADTPIVIQPASATETTQLTADSHPSYHTDGFN; encoded by the exons ATGGCAGACCAGAGACAGCGCTCACTCTCTACCTCTGGGGAATCCCTGTACCACGTTCTGGGGCTGGACAAGAATGCAACCTCGGATGACATTAAGAAGTCCTACCG GAAGCTGGCCTTGAAATATCACCCTGACAAGAACCCAGATAACCCAGAGGCCGCAGACAAGTTCAAGGAGATCAACAACGCCCACGCCACCCTGACGGACGCCACGAGGAGAAACATCTACGACAAGTACGGCTCGCTGGGGCTCTACGTGGCCGAGCAGTTTGGGGAGGAGAACGTGAACACCTACTTCGTGCTCTCCAGCTGGTGGGCCAAG GCCCTGTTCGTGTTCTGCGGGCTCCTCacctgctgctactgctgctgctgcctctgctgctgCTTCAACTGCTGCTGCGGGAAGTGCAAGCCCAAGGCGCCCGAGGGCGAGGAGACCGAGTTCTACGTGTCCCCCGAGGACCTGGAAGCGCAGCTGCAGTCCGACGAGAGGG AGGCCGCAGACACGCCGATCGTCATCCAGCCGGCGTCTGCCACGGAGACCACCCAGCTCACAGCCGACTCCCACCCCAGCTATCACACCGATGGGTTCAACTAA